The following proteins come from a genomic window of Anopheles ziemanni chromosome 3, idAnoZiCoDA_A2_x.2, whole genome shotgun sequence:
- the LOC131288369 gene encoding putative Dol-P-Glc:Glc(2)Man(9)GlcNAc(2)-PP-Dol alpha-1,2-glucosyltransferase has translation MLAKFIPFVLLTAYSFISWLVFNKVYGTTQLVIDEEFHLRQGNHYCMGRFQVWDPKITTFPGLYLASALVLNPVNACSVYNLRLTSLVAGIVNVVLIFLIRRNFINRKTNTDLLLETASLALLPPLYFFSHLYYTDVLSVTAVLLLLLASERRRHNWAALWGFFAVLMRQTNIVWVGFVCGSRALDMLLARGNVKQMLLSPSRMIHLVGDIIDRFWAYALVMAGFVAFLVFNGSIVIGDKSAHEAAIHLPQLLYFVVFFAAFSSSLVLPAGVTILKTLIRKWYLVALACTIAGVIIHYNTIVHPYLLADNRHYTFYLWNRFYGRWTFARFLPIPLYVVGGFLVWKASMQHQSFGYIILSTVAIFASIALQQLIEVRYFLLPFLVLRLLRKGGVSRKALILELLINVAINVVTFALFFHKEISWKNYTAPQRIMW, from the exons ATGCTTGCGAAATTCATTCCATTTGTGTTACTAACTGCTTATTCTTTCATTTCGTGGCTTGTATTTAACAAAGTGTACGGTACGACGCAACTTGTTATCGATGAAGAGTTTCATTTGCGGCAGGGTAATCACTATTGCATGGGCCGGTTTCAAGTG TGGGATCCAAAAATTACCACCTTCCCCGGGCTTTACCTTGCATCAGCCCTCGTGCTCAATCCCGTGAACGCCTGTTCCGTGTACAATCTGCGACTAACGTCCCTGGTAGCCGGCATCGTAAACGTGGTGCTCATTTTCCTGATACGACGAAACTTTATCAACCGGAAAACTAACACCGACCTCCTGCTGGAAACGGCCTCGCTGGCACTACTTCCCCCACTGTACTTTTTCTCACACCTCTACTACACCGATGTCCTGTCCGTCACGGCCGTCCTCTTGCTGTTGCTGGCCAGTGAACGGCGAAGGCACAACTGGGCCGCACTCTGGGGCTTCTTTGCGGTGCTGATGCGCCAAACGAACATCGTATGGGTGGGATTTGTTTGTGGGTCGCGCGCTTTGGATATGCTGCTCGCCAGAGGAAATGTGAAGCAAATGTTACTTTCTCCGAGCCGGATGATTCACCTCGTAGGCGACATAATCGACCGATTTTGGGCTTACGCTCTGGTTATGGCCGGGTTCGTTGCATTCCTTGTGTTCAACGGTTCCATCGTTATCGGTGATAAATCTGCACACGAAGCCGCAATACATCTTCCGCAG CTTCTTTACTTTGTCGTTTTCTTCGCCGCATTCAGTTCTTCCTTGGTACTTCCAGCGGGTGTGACCATTTTAAAGACTTTGATACGCAAATGGTATCTTGTGGCACTTGCATGCACCATTGCCGGCGTAATAATCCACTACAACACCATCGTACACCCGTACCTGCTGGCGGACAATCGACACTATACCTTTTACCTGTGGAACCGATTCTACGGTCGTTGGACGTTTGCACGCTTTCTTCCGATTCCGCTCTACGTGGTTGGCGGTTTCCTCGTATGGAAAGCAAGCATGCAGCATCAATCTTTCGGATACATCATCCTATCCACGGTGGCCATATTTGCCTCCATTGCGTTACAGCAACTCATCGAAGTGCGCTACTTTCTGCTTCCATTCCTTGTCCTGCGGCTGCTCCGTAAAGGTGGCGTTTCGAGGAAGGCACTTATTCTAGAGCTGCTCATAAATGTAGCCATCAATGTTGTAACATTCGCACTTTTCTTTCATAAAGAGATTAGTTGGAAAAATTACACAGCACCACAAAGAATAATGTGGTAA
- the LOC131288368 gene encoding cytochrome P450 4d2-like: protein MMLQVLLAILAVTLTVNYLLVRRNLKYGKHIPGPIPLPIVGCFYLYINLKPEDIIDFVSNLKNKYGNLFRVWIGNRLALFCTNVKYNEIVLSSQKLLRKSELYKFLVPWLGDGLLLSTGQKWFAKRKILTPAFHFKILDQFIEVFHKQSAVLVERLRPEATGSLVNIYPYVTLAALDIICETAMGTSINAQTDTESEYVKAITELSLVLTGRFVKVWQRVDFLFNLSADRKRQDRIIRVLHAFTTKIIQSRRQELMAREANKGPGDADEDGADIGSKRRMAFLDVLLQATIDGRPLTDREIQEEVDTFMFEGHDTTTIAISFTLLLLARHPEVQEKVFQEVVDIVGNDPHAPVSHRNLQDMKYLEMVIKESLRLYPPVPIIARRFTEDVDLGGKTVPEGSNFNIGIMHMHRDPAVFSDPERFDPERFAPDRTMEQTSPYAYVPFSAGPRNCIGQKFAMLELKSTISKVIRHLS from the exons ATGATGCTGCAGGTTTTACTGGCCATTTTGGCAGTGACCCTGACGGTTAATTATCTGCTGGTACGGCGAAACCTGAAGTACGGCAAACACATCCCAGGTCCGATTCCGCTCCCGATCGTGGGCTGCTTCTATCTGTACATCAACCTGAAGCCGGAAG ATATAATCGATTTCGTGTCCAACCTAAAGAATAAATATGGAAACTTGTTCCGAGTGTGGATTGGGAATCGGTTGGCTCTGTTCTGTACCAACGTAAAGTACAACGAAATCGTACTAAGCAGTCAAAAGCTCCTGCGGAAAAGTGAACTGTACAAGTTTCTCGTGCCCTGGCTGGGCGACGGGCTGCTGCTGAGCACCGGGCAGAAGTGGTTCGCTAAGCGGAAAATTCTTACACCGGCATTTCACTTCAAAATTCTTGACCAGTTCATCGAGGTGTTCCACAAGCAGAGCGCGGTGCTCGTCGAACGGCTCAGACCGGAAGCAACGGGTTCGCTGGTCAACATCTATCCGTATGTGACGCTGGCGGCACTGGATATCATTTGCGAAACGGCAATGGGCACCTCGATCAACGCGCAAACCGATACGGAGTCGGAATACGTTAAGGCCATCACGGAGCTTAGTCTGGTGCTGACGGGGCGCTTCGTGAAGGTGTGGCAGCGGGTGGATTTTCTGTTCAATCTGTCCGCCGACCGGAAGCGTCAGGATAGAATCATCCGCGTGCTGCACGCGTTCACGACGAAGATTATTCAATCGCGACGACAGGAGCTGATGGCACGGGAGGCAAACAAGGGCCCCGGGGATGCGGACGAGGATGGTGCCGACATTGGTAGCAAGCGTCGGATGGCTTTCCTGGATGTGTTACTACAGGCCACGATCGATGGGCGTCCGCTGACGGATAGGGAGATACAGGAGGAGGTGGATACGTTTATGTTCGAGGGCCACGATACGACGACGATCGCGATCTCGTTCACCCTGCTACTGCTTGCCCGCCATCCGGAGGTGCAGGAAAAGGTGTTCCAAGAAGTGGTAGACATCGTGGGCAACGATCCGCACGCACCGGTCAGCCATCGTAATCTGCAGGACATGAAGTATCTGGAGATGGTCATAAAGGAATCGCTTCGATTGTACCCTCCGGTGCCGATTATCGCTCGTCGTTTCACCGAGGATGTCGACTTGG GAGGCAAAACGGTACCAGAGGGATCGAATTTCAACATTGGTATAATGCACATGCACCGTGATCCGGCCGTGTTTTCCGATCCGGAACGTTTTGATCCGGAGCGGTTTGCGCCAGACCGCACGATGGAGCAGACGAGTCCGTACGCTTACGTCCCGTTCAGTGCGGGGCCTCGTAATTGTATAG GACAAAAGTTTGCGATGCTTGAATTGAAAAGTACCATTTCGAAGGTAATACGTCACTTAAGCTGA
- the LOC131284572 gene encoding uncharacterized protein LOC131284572 has product MVVPVVTVVAALAVAVLFGAYGLFRRFGEMLRHAGKLGGPTAYPLIGNGLLFLNKTPAEFLRTIEWMLKKYGNSFRVWLGTQLVILVQDPKDIEVLLGSPKYIDKSTEYDFIRPWLGEGLLTSRGRKWHTHRKVITPTFHFKILEQFVEIFDRQSSTFVKVLQPYAEAGKSFDIFPQVTLCALDVICESAMGTKVDAQLNSTSSYVLAVKEITNLIQLRFYDFLIRYDFFFRLSANSRKQKKVIKELHNYTDSVIRGRREQLEQRATGGSDAGESLGDQVIGIKKRMAFLDMLLQATVDGRPLTDLEIREEVDTFMFEGHDTTTSAISFLLQSLAKNPDVQQKVFEEVRSIVGDDLKQPVTMAMLNDMSYLDLVIKETLRLFPSVPMIGRKMLETTEINGKIYPAGANLIIMPFFLGRDAKYFPNPEKFDPERFNVERSAEKTNPYQYIPFSAGPRNCIGQKFAVAELKSLVSKVLLHYEILPPSEERTESFIAELILRPEHGLFVRLQPRTMASEGYNSSRAIVDAMFLTVIAGLAIALAVYVYLTKFSNILKYSGKLGGPPAYPLIGNGLLFVNNTPADFLPTVGGLLQRYGNCVRLWLGTQLLIVISDPKDIEVILSSNKYIDKSIEYNYIKPWLGEGLLTSTGRKWFAHRKVITPTFHFKILEQFIEIFDQQSSTFVEVLKPYAESGKSFDIFGPVTLCALDVICETAMGTKVNAQLNSDSKYVQAVKEITTLVQVRLFHFLIRYDFFYQFSDNRRKTQEALKVLHGYTDSVIRSRREELNRAAKSGGTEVDENANDLGIKKKVAFLDMLLQSKIDGQPLTDLEIREEVDTFMFEGHDTTTSAISFLLLNLAKNPGVQQKVFDEIRSIVGDDRKQPVTMAMLNDMNYLDLVIKETLRLNPSVPMIGRKMVENSNINGKIFPAGSNIIIMPFFLGRDPKNFPNPEKFDPERFNVERSAEKTNPYQYIPFSAGPRNCIGQKFAIAEIKSLVSKVLRNYEILPALGEHKESYVSELILRPGNGVFVRLQPRVY; this is encoded by the exons ATGGTGGTCCCAGTGGTAACGGTAGTGGCAGCGTTGGCGGTGGCCGTCCTCTTTGGGGCATACGGCCTCTTCCGGCGGTTTGGCGAGATGCTCCGACATGCCGGAAAACTCGGTGGCCCTACGGCGTACCCGCTCATCGGCAATGGGTTGTTGTTCCTGAACAAAACTCCCGCCG AATTTCTGCGCACCATCGAGTGGATGCTGAAGAAGTATGGCAACAGTTTTCGTGTATGGCTTGGAACCCAGCTAGTAATTCTAGTGCAAGATCCCAAGGATATCGAG GTCCTGCTCGGTAGCCCAAAGTACATCGATAAATCCACCGAGTACGACTTTATCAGACCCTGGCTGGGCGAGGGGTTGCTGACCAGCCGCGGCCGGAAATGGCACACACACCGGAAGGTCATTACGCCAACGTTCCACTTCAAGATTCTCGAGCAGTTTGTGGAAATCTTCGACCGCCAGAGCAGCACGTTCGTCAAGGTCCTACAACCGTACGCTGAGGCGGGCAAGTCGTTCGACATCTTTCCTCAGGTTACACTGTGCGCGTTGGACGTGATTTGTG AGTCGGCGATGGGTACAAAGGTGGACGCTCAGCTGAATTCCACGTCAAGCTACGTGTTGGCCGTGAAAGA GATCACAAACCTTATTCAGTTGaggttttatgattttctcATCCGGTACGATTTCTTCTTCCGCCTGTCCGCGAACAGtcggaagcaaaagaaagttaTCAAAGAACTGCATAACTACACGGACAGCGTGATTAGGGGACGTcgcgagcagctcgagcaaAGGGCCACTGGAGGCAGTGACGCGGGTGAGTCGTTAGGTGATCAGGTAATCGGCATCAAGAAGCGGATGGCGTTCCTGGATATGCTCCTGCAGGCTACCGTCGATGGCCGTCCGCTGACCGATTTGGAAATTCGAGAAGAAGTCGACACGTTCATGTTCGAGGGGCACGACACGACGACGTCGGCCATTAGCTTTTTGCTGCAAAGTTTGGCGAAAAATCCCGACGTCCAGCAGAAGGTATTCGAAGAAGTACGCAGCATTGTTGGGGACGATCTGAAGCAGCCCGTTACCATGGCGATGCTGAACGACATGAGCTACCTCGATCTGGTGATCAAGGAAACGCTCCGGCTCTTTCCATCGGTACCGATGATTGGGCGAAAGATGCTCGAAACTACCGAAATCA ATGGAAAGATTTATCCGGCTGGAGCCAATCTTATCATCATGCCGTTCTTCCTCGGACGTGACGCAAAGTATTTCCCCAACCCGGAGAAGTTCGATCCGGAGCGGTTCAACGTGGAGCGGTCAGCCGAGAAGACGAACCCATACCAGTACATTCCGTTCAGTGCGGGACCACGGAATTGCATTGGTCAGAAGTTTGCTGTGGCCGAGCTGAAGAGCCTGGTGAGCAAGGTACTGCTCCATTATGAAATTCTTCCTCCGTCGGAGGAACGGACCGAGTCGTTTATTGCAGAACTTATCCTGCGACCAGAGCATGGCTTATTCGTTCGGTTGCAGCCGAGG ACAATGGCAT CTGAAGGCTACAACAGCAGCAGAGCGATAGTGGACGCGATGTTTTTGACAGTGATCGCTGGTTTGGCGATAGCCTTGGCCGTTTATGTGTACCTGACAAAGTTTAGTAACATCCTGAAGTACAGCGGCAAACTCGGCGGTCCCCCGGCATACCCATTGATAGGAAATGGCCTGCTGTTTGTCAACAACACGCCTGCCG ACTTTTTGCCGACCGTTGGTGGTCTGCTTCAGCGGTATGGAAATTGTGTTCGCTTATGGCTAGGCACGCAGCTGCTCATCGTAATCTCCGACCCAAAGGACATAGAG GTGATCCTGAGCAGCAACAAATACATCGACAAGTCGATTGAGTACAACTACATCAAACCGTGGCTCGGCGAAGGGCTGCTGACCAGTACCGGGCGAAAATGGTTCGCGCACCGGAAGGTGATCACGCCGACGTTCCACTTCAAAATACTGGAACAGTTTATTGAGATATTCGATCAGCAGAGCAGCACCTTCGTGGAGGTGCTGAAGCCGTACGCCGAGTCGGGCAAATCGTTCGACATTTTTGGCCCAGTCACGCTGTGCGCCTTGGATGTTATCTGTG AAACTGCCATGGGCACGAAGGTCAACGCACAGCTGAATTCCGATTCAAAGTATGTGCAAGCAGTGAAAGA GATAACAACCCTGGTACAGGTGCGATTGTTCCACTTCCTGATTCGGTATGACTTCTTCTATCAATTCTCTGACAACCGCCGTAAGACGCAGGAAGCGTTGAAGGTGTTGCACGGGTATACGGACAGTGTCATCAGAAGTCGTCGCGAGGAATTGAACCGAGCGGCCAAAAGTGGCGGAACCGAGGTGGATGAAAACGCGAACGACCTCGGTATTAAGAAGAAGGTGGCGTTCCTGGATATGCTGCTGCAGTCCAAGATCGATGGGCAACCGTTGACAGATCTCGAGATACGTGAAGAAGTGGACACGTTCATGTTCGAGGGGCACGATACGACGACGTCGGCCATTAGCTTTTTGCTGTTAAATTTGGCGAAAAACCCTGGTGTCCAGCAGAAGGTTTTCGACGAGATACGGAGCATCGTTGGGGACGATCGGAAGCAACCCGTCACCATGGCGATGCTGAACGATATGAACTACCTCGATCTGGTGATCAAGGAAACGCTCCGACTTAACCCATCGGTACCGATGATCGGTCGGAAGATGGTAGAAAACTCCAACATCA ACGGCAAGATTTTCCCTGCCGGATCAAATATAATCATCATGCCGTTCTTCCTCGGGCGTGATCCAAAAAATTTCCCCAACCCGGAGAAGTTCGATCCCGAACGGTTCAACGTGGAGCGGTCGGCCGAGAAGACGAACCCGTACCAGTACATTCCGTTCAGTGCGGGGCCACGGAATTGCATCGGGCAGAAGTTTGCCATAGCGGAGATCAAAAGTCTGGTGAGCAAGGTCCTGCGCAACTACGAAATTCTTCCGGCGCTTGGTGAACACAAGGAGTCGTACGTTTCCGAGCTCATCCTGCGCCCTGGGAATGGTGTCTTTGTTCGACTGCAGCCGAGGGTTTATTAG
- the LOC131284569 gene encoding uncharacterized protein LOC131284569 — translation MACPGRNHSKVLLAGTYALLLIVATVVDASGSNSTDSPVQRALAQRAKRWILNYPVNGGVAKMVFGFLAPIRFHHTLVRLLNLSVNIQSNYRILPTIIFPRPETIFKNRANSEYTDTSRKQMYELVEKLLKGWNRNGRTCLLRTICEVAEAPLGHNGLIGELIEVIFTPYETDQLDSEYTMAHKYGANGVDCMRMYSECPLGHGLLDMISLISNDAI, via the exons ATGGCATGCCCTGGGCGTAACCATTCGAAGGTACTCCTAGCTGGTACGTACGCGCTTTTGCTGATCGTGGCAACCGTTGTGGACGCGTCGGGATCCAACTCCACCGATAGCCCCGTTCAGCGAGCGTTGGCGCAGCGTGCGAAACGCTGGATCCTGAACTACCCGGTGAACGGTGGCGTTGCGAAGATGGTGTTCGGCTTTCTGGCTCCGATCCGATTTCACCATACGCTGGTGCGCCTCCTCAACCTGTCGGTGAACATTCAGTCCAACTATCGCATCCTGCCGACGATCATTTTCCCACGGCCGGAAACGATCTTCAAGAATCGCGCCAACAGCGAGTACACCGACACGAGCCGGAAGCAGATGTACGAACTGGTGGAAAAACTGCTGAAAGGCTGGAATCGCAACGGTCGCACGTGCCTGTTGCGTACGATCTGCGAGGTGGCCGAGGCCCCTCTGGGCCACAACGGATTGATTGGTGAGCTGATCGAAGTCATCTTCAC ACCGTACGAGACAGATCAGCTGGACAGCGAGTATACGATGGCTCATAAGTACGGTGCCAATGGCGTCGATTGCATGCGGATGTACTCGGAGTGTCCACTCGGGCACGGGCTGCTCGATATGATTAGCTTGATCAGCAATGATGCTATATAG
- the LOC131288371 gene encoding inactive ubiquitin carboxyl-terminal hydrolase MINDY-4B: MSKLKIVGGRPITMDEAIELRQTVFGSAASPPRGEWTRTGFTFGPANQEYPYGLRTPRNATRGMQSVIQAHIIKQFIFDNKPREKSVPLEELLKPNEAEQALSLYTAMSDILWNIGEKTKAIVALPGEASHIPHSHVYFQDNVTEKLYFFEFTKLDELQIFMKRYLPYFTENPGPGTLLYLYSAVLTRGMENMRNDLDAPKGAHLMGPHEEGSLNVITLLLTGRATPYLHNGVVYVGDEDHYAVPQFGILSRGAIGLLVWEGENEAMRSASRMPGSRLKTPATPVWVSCCCGHYGVLFNSNRELLRNYHAEKRFELHYYTCAGCYLSMTVDNRGQDEGGGNDGDQDGDRKRDDMISTPLERLIHTKWMDAKITYHGALPASLNF; the protein is encoded by the exons atgtcgaaattgaaaattgttgGCGGGCGTCCCATTACGATGGACGAGGCGATT GAACTGAGACAAACGGTTTTCGGGTCTGCAGCCAGTCCACCGCGTGGTGAATGGACCCGCACCGGATTTACGTTTGGCCCTGCAAACCAG GAATATCCATACGGATTACGTACTCCGAGGAATGCCACCCGTGGGATGCAGTCCGTTATCCAGGCGCACATTATCAAGCAGTTTATCTTCGACAATAAGCCGCGCGAGAAGTCGGTTCCGCTGGAGGAGCTGCTCAAGCCAAACGAGGCGGAACAGGCTCTATCCCTGTACACGGCCATGTCCGACATCCTGTGGAACATTGGGGAGAAGACGAAGGCGATCGTGGCGCTGCCGGGCGAGGCATCCCATATCCCACATAGCCACGTCTACTTCCAGGATAACGTTACCGAGAAGCTGTACTTCTTCGAGTTCACGAAGCTGGACGAGCTGCAGATATTCATGAAGCGCTACTTGCCCTAC TTCACCGAAAATCCTGGCCCCGGAACACTTCTGTACCTGTACAGTGCCGTTTTGACGCGTGGCATGGAGAATATGCGGAATGATCTGGACGCCCCGAAGGGTGCCCACCTGATGGGACCACACGAGGAGGGGTCACTGAATGTCATCACGCTGCTGCTGACAGGCCGTGCCACGCCGTACCTTCACAACGGTGTGGTGTACGTTGGTGACGAGGACCACTAC GCTGTGCCTCAGTTCGGAATTCTTAGCCGTGGCGCTATAGGATTGCTCGTCTGGGAGGGTGAAAACGAAGCGATGCGATCCGCGTCCCGTATGCCAGGATCTCGCTTGAAAACTCCGGCCACACCCGTGTGGGTGAGTTGCTGCTGTGGCCACTATGGCGTGCTGTTCAACTCGAACCGAGAGCTGCTGCGGAACTATCACGCCGAGAAGCGGTTCGAGCTGCACTACTACACTTGCGCCGGGTGCTATCTGTCGATGACGGTGGACAACCGTGGACAGGATGAGGGCGGTGGAAATGACGGAGATCAGGATGGGGATCGGAAACGTGACGACATGATCTCGACGCCGCTGGAAAGACTTATACACACGAAGTGGATGGACGCAAAGATTACCTATCATGGCGCACTGCCCGCTTCGTTGAACTTCTAA
- the LOC131284571 gene encoding proclotting enzyme-like, translating into MISRLCVALGWIVLVLLVLPPVRGLSVPRGNFGNSLGDVPQSIAEDKDDLDGGLRGEQKPVRVSYGERKLRRNHKHLDLNELSRKRRAPQAAEKATKKGKECRTRSGEKGHCTNVQGCTGPELKNSIWSILQDLCVVEGLSIGVCCPEVVVDGNGPEFSARLPARADSYDDVDGLGDDGPKGRDGTVRPEERGCGISTKQLSKISGGNPADPNEWPWMVSLVMSKASFCGGALITDRHVLTAAHCLMNLKINQFVVRLGEYDFKQSNETRYRDFRVSEIRVHSQFDQVSYENDIAMLKLIQPSFFNSYIWPICMPPLDDSWAGYEAVVTGWGTQFFGGPNSPILMEVKIPIWSNEQCQDVYVNRVYNTTMCAGDYAGGKDSCQGDSGGPLMIQLPNRRWAVVGVVSWGIRCGEASHPGIYTRVSSYVRWIIENAVF; encoded by the exons ATGATTTCCAGACTTTGTGTGGCTCTGGGGTGGATCGTGCTGGTCCTTTTGGTTCTTCCACCGGTTAGAGGACTAAGTGTTCCTCGGGGGAACTTCGGTAATTCCCTCGGTGATGTACCGCAATCGATTGCTGAAGACAAAGATGATTTAGACGGAGGACTTCGAGGTGAGCAGAAACCGGTACGGGTTAGCTATGGGGAGCGGAAGTTGCGTAGGAACCATAAGCATCTCGATCTGAACGAGCTCTCGCGTAAACGACGTGCGCCGCAAGCAGCAGAG AAAGCGACCAAGAAAGGCAAAGAGTGTCGCACACGATCCGGCGAAAAGGGACATTGCACCAATGTTCAGGGTTGCACCGGGCCGGAGCTGAAAAACAGCATCTGGTCGATCCTGCAGGATCTTTGTGTAGTGGAGGGATTATCTATCGGCGTCTGCTGTCCGGAGGTGGTGGTCGATGGAAACGGACCGGAGTTCTCAGCCCGACTTCCGGCTCGAGCTGACTCctacgacgacgtcgacggtCTTGGTGACGATGGTCCGAAAGGTCGTGATGGCACAGTCCGACCAGAAGAGCGCGGCTGCGGTATCTCCACCAAGCAGTTGTCGAAAATATCCGGCGGTAATCCAGCCGACCCGAACGAGTGGCCTTGGATGGTATCGTTGGTGATGTCGAAAGCGTCGTTCTGTGGCGGGGCGCTGATTACCGACCGACACGTGCTAACCGCTGCCCACTGCCTCATGAACCTGAAGATAAACCAATTCGTCGTGCGTCTTGGGGAGTACGATTTCAAGCAGTCCAACGAGACGCGCTACCGGGATTTCCGTGTTTCGGAGATTCGCGTCCACTCGCAGTTCGATCAGGTGAGCTACGAGAATGACATCGCGATGTTGAAGCTGATCCAACCGTCGTTCTTCAACTCGTACATCTGGCCGATCTGTATGCCCCCGCTGGACGACAGCTGGGCTGGCTATGAGGCGGTCGTCACTGGCTGGGGGACGCAGTTCTTCGGTGGCCCGAACTCGCCGATCCTCATGGAGGTGAAGATACCGATCTGGTCGAACGAGCAATGTCAGGATGTGTACGTCAACCGTGTCTACAATACGACCATGTGCGCCGGTGACTACGCTGGCGGGAAGGACTCGTGCCAGGGCGATAGTGGTGGGCCACTGATGATCCAGCTGCCGAACCGACGCTGGGCCGTGGTCGGCGTCGTGTCCTGGGGCATTCGCTGCGGTGAGGCAAGTCATCCCGGAATCTACACGCGCGTCAGTTCGTACGTCCGATGGATCATCGAGAATGCCGTGTTCTAA
- the LOC131284570 gene encoding uncharacterized protein LOC131284570, which yields MCVTGSTVDKNAFVARDNSTLLLERTRRFISYPVSGGIAKLILGFLAPVRFMHPLPRSLNCGVNVQANYVITPELIFPHPESIFKNRALDKYTDRTSRAQIYRVLEKLLRLSLGADRKARECLLRTVCEVADAPLSHNGLVGELLDVILTPQEIDVLPPEFLLARKYGENGVACERVFSGCPWGYGLLDRISTTTL from the exons atgTGCGTAACTGGCAGTACCGTTGATAAAAATGCATTTGTGGCCCGAGATAACTCTACGCTTTTGCTGGAACGAACACGTCGGTTCATTAGTTACCCGGTCAGCGGAGGCATTGCGAAGCTTATTCTGGGGTTTCTGGCCCCGGTCCGTTTTATGCATCCTTTGCCGCGTAGTCTCAACTGCGGAGTTAACGTACAAGCCAACTACGTGATTACTCCGGAACTCATCTTTCCGCATCCTGAGTCGATCTTTAAGAATCGAGCTCTGGACAAATATACGGATCGCACAAGCCGAGCGCAGATCTATCGGGTACTGGAAAAGCTGCTGCGATTATCCTTGGGAGCCGATCGCAAAGCCCGCGAGTGTCTCTTACGAACTGTGTGCGAAGTGGCCGATGCTCCTTTAAGCCATAATGGTTTGGTTGGGGAACTGCTGGATGTGATATTAAC GCCACAGGAGATCGATGTACTTCCACCCGAGTTTCTGCTGGCACGGAAGTACGGAGAGAATGGCGTGGCCTGCGAGCGAGTATTTTCCGGTTGCCCTTGGGGTTACGGTTTGTTGGATCGCATATCAACGACGACATTGTAG